The genomic region GAGGGGCGCCAGGGCCAGGGCGTGCTCACGCACCTGATGAGCCCGGCCATGGCCGCCGCCGCCGCCGTGACGGGGCGCCTGACTGACGTGCGGACGCTCGGCTCCGCGGCGGGAGGCGCCTGAGGTGGAGGCCTTCATCCGGCTCGAGGCCGGCGCCGCGCCCCTGGACCTTCCCAACGTCGACACGGACCGGATCATCCCGGCGCGCTTCCTGCACAAGCCCCGGGGCCCGGGGTACGAGCGCTACTGCTTCCACGACATGCGCTTCGACGCGGGGGGTGCCGAGCGCCCGGACTTCGTCCTGAACCAGGCGCCCTACCGCGCCGCTCGCATCCTCGTGGCCGCGGAGAACTTCGGCTGCGGCTCCTCGCGTGAGCACGCCGTCTGGGCGCTCCACGCCTGGGGTTTCCGCGCCTTCGTCGCGCCCTCCTTCGGTGACATTTTCTTCGGCAACTGCGGGCAGAACGGCGCCTTGCCCGTCGTGCTCCCGCCGGAGGTCGTGGCGGGAATGAGGCGCCAGCTCCACGAGCGGCCGGGCGCGACCATGGTGGTGGACCTGCCCTCGCAGACGGTGACCGGCCCCGACGGCGCGCGCCATCCGTTCAGCGTGGACCCGTTCCGCAAGGAGTGCCTGCTCCGCGGCCAGGACGAGATCGCGCTGACCCTCGGCCACGGCGAGGCCATCGCGGCCTTCGAGGCGCGGGCGGGCGTCGAGATGCCCTGGCTCCTGCCATGACCACGCCGCTGACGGTGTACCTGCCCTTCAACCGCGACTGTCTGGGCCCGGCCTTCGAGGCCGCCAAGGGCGGCACCCCGCCGGCGCCTGCCGAGGGGCAGTGGCTCATCGTCCAGAGCCAGGGGCTCGTCGTCCTCCCCGAGGGCCAGGGCTTCCGGCTGCCCGCCGGACCGCCGCCGCGGGAGCTCGCGGGCGCCCTCGGCTCTCCGTTCTGGCTCGGCACCTGGCAGGGCGCGCCCTGCTGGGCCGCCGCCCTGCCGCGGGAGGCCTCGGTGCCCGAGGGGCTCCACCGCGAGACGCTCCTGCCCATGCAGGGATCGCGGCTGGCGGACGATCTGCTGTCCCTGGGCGGCATGGCCATGCAGGCCTTGTGGTGGGAGCAGACCAGCGGGCACTGCCCGCGCTGCGGCGAGCCCATGACGCCGATCGCGGGCGAGTGGGGCAAGCGCTGCCCCCGCTGCCGCTACGAGCACTATCCCCATCTGCACCCCGCCGTCATCGTGCTGGTGCGGGACGGCGACCGCTGTCTCCTCGCGCGCAAGAAGGAGTGGGCGCCCGGGCGGTACGCGCTGGTGGCCGGCTTCGTGGACAACGGCGAGTCGCTGGAGGGGGCGGTGGCGCGCGAGGTGAAGGAGGAGGTGGGCGTGGAGGTGAAGGACATCCGCTACGTCGGCAGCCAGAACTGGCCCTTCCCGAGCCAGCTCATGGTGGGCTTCGTCGCGCAGTACGCGGGCGGCGAGGTCAGCGTGGACCGGGCCGAGCTCGAGGACGCGCGCTGGTTCCCCGGCGACCGGCTGCCCCCGGGGCCCTCCCGCCACAGCATCGCGGGGTTCATTCTCGGCCACTACGCCCGCGGCTAGAAGCGGGCTCCGGCAGGAAAGAGGGACGGCCATGGGGTTCAAGGGCCAGACCATCATCGTCACGGGCGCCGGCTACGGCATCGGTCGGGCCATCGCGCTGCGCTTCGGGCACGAGGGGGCCAACGTCGTCCTGGCGGCGCGCTCGAGGGACAAGCTCGAGGCGGCGGCCGCCGAGCTCACGGCGCTCGGCACGAACCCCCTCGTCGTGGTCACGGACGTCTCGTCGGAGCCGGACGCGGCGGCCATGGTCCGGGCGGCCGTCGCCCGCTACGGCGGCATCGACGTGCTCGTGAACAACGCCGGCATCGCCGGGCCCACCAAGCTGGCGCGCGACATCGCGCCCGGGGAGTGGGAGGAGACCCTCGCGATCAACCTGAGCGGGGCCTTCTACTGCGCCAAGCACGCCTCGGCCGTCATGATCGAGCGCGGCGAGGGCAGCATCGTCAACATCGCCTCCGTGGCCGGGCGTATCGGCTACCCCCTGCGGACGCCCTACGCGGCCTCCAAGTGGGGGATGATCGGCCTCAGCCACTCGCTGGCAGCCGAGCTCGGGCCCCACGGCATCCGCGTCAATGTCGTGGTGCCCGGGCCCATTCACGGCGAGCGCATCGACCAGGTCATCGCCGCCCGCGCCAAGGCGGAGGGGAAGTCCTTCGACGAGGCGCGCCAGTGGTTCGTGAAGGACATCCCGCTCAGGCGCATGCCCACGGGCGATGAGGTCGCCGAGGCAGTGCTCTTCCTCGCCTCGGGGGCCGCCTCCGCGATCACCGGCCAGGCCATCAACGTCTGCGGCGGGTTCCGGATGCAGTGACACCGGGCTTCGCTCGGGAGTGCCCTCCTCCGCTCG from Candidatus Rokuibacteriota bacterium harbors:
- the leuD gene encoding 3-isopropylmalate dehydratase small subunit produces the protein MEAFIRLEAGAAPLDLPNVDTDRIIPARFLHKPRGPGYERYCFHDMRFDAGGAERPDFVLNQAPYRAARILVAAENFGCGSSREHAVWALHAWGFRAFVAPSFGDIFFGNCGQNGALPVVLPPEVVAGMRRQLHERPGATMVVDLPSQTVTGPDGARHPFSVDPFRKECLLRGQDEIALTLGHGEAIAAFEARAGVEMPWLLP
- the nudC gene encoding NAD(+) diphosphatase, which translates into the protein MTTPLTVYLPFNRDCLGPAFEAAKGGTPPAPAEGQWLIVQSQGLVVLPEGQGFRLPAGPPPRELAGALGSPFWLGTWQGAPCWAAALPREASVPEGLHRETLLPMQGSRLADDLLSLGGMAMQALWWEQTSGHCPRCGEPMTPIAGEWGKRCPRCRYEHYPHLHPAVIVLVRDGDRCLLARKKEWAPGRYALVAGFVDNGESLEGAVAREVKEEVGVEVKDIRYVGSQNWPFPSQLMVGFVAQYAGGEVSVDRAELEDARWFPGDRLPPGPSRHSIAGFILGHYARG
- a CDS encoding SDR family oxidoreductase; the encoded protein is MGFKGQTIIVTGAGYGIGRAIALRFGHEGANVVLAARSRDKLEAAAAELTALGTNPLVVVTDVSSEPDAAAMVRAAVARYGGIDVLVNNAGIAGPTKLARDIAPGEWEETLAINLSGAFYCAKHASAVMIERGEGSIVNIASVAGRIGYPLRTPYAASKWGMIGLSHSLAAELGPHGIRVNVVVPGPIHGERIDQVIAARAKAEGKSFDEARQWFVKDIPLRRMPTGDEVAEAVLFLASGAASAITGQAINVCGGFRMQ